Below is a window of Streptomyces sp. ITFR-16 DNA.
GCCGTAGTACGCGAGCATCAGCTGCCCGAGCAGGGTCTCGTCACCGGGATACCGCTCGACCAGCGCGGACAGCTCGCCGACCTGCTCGGCGAAGCGGCCCAGTCGCAGTCCGGCCGCGATGCGTGAGGTGCCGACGCTCAGTCGCGCCTCCGCGAGTGTCCGCCGTACCGTCGCCGCCCACAGCCCCGGCAGACCCGCCAGCGCCTCGCCCTGCCACAGCTCCTCGGCCTGGGACAGCAGTTCCGCCGCCCGGGCGTCGCTGCCACTGGCGAACGCCGCGTCGACCAGGTGCTGGAAGCGCTGGCGGTCCACGGAGTCCCGCCGGGTGCGCAGGGTGTAGGTGTGCGCCCGCCCCACGATGGTGGGCGCGTCCGGCGTCACCCCGGCCGCCCGCAGCCGTCGGCGGATGCGCGAGACATAGGTGTGGGCGTTCTCGCGGGCCCGTGCGGGCGGGTCGCCGTCCCAGAGCCGTTCGATCAGCTCGCTGATCGCGACAGGGCGGCCGGCGTCAAGAGCGAGCGCGGCCAGCAACACCCGTTCCTTGTCCGATCCGAGCGTCAGCCAGTGCCCGTTCAGCCGCAGCCCCACCGGTCCGAGAATCTGGAATTCCACCAGCGCCCCCGCTGGTCCGTCGGATAGTGCACGAGCATGACACCGCGCGGGGAATTCCGCCATACACCACCGGCGTACCTGGCGCGATCCGTCTCATTCCTGACGGTCATTCCAAGTCGCACCTGGGTAGAAAGCGAAAGAGTTCGGGCAATTGGCAATCGATCTCCGGGGGCGGATGGATGAGTGATTCGAGCACGGCTTCGCAAGGGCCTCATAGGAATGAGATCAGCGGCGAGGCGACTCTCAACGGTCCCGCCATCCAGGCCCGTGAGGTGCACGGCGGCATCCATTTCCACCGCGCGGCGCCGGCGCCCGACCGCCCTGCGCCCCCGTGCCAACTCCTGCCTGTTCCGGCGCACTTCACCAACCGGGAAAGTGATCTGGCGGCGCTGAACGATCTACGCGCCACGGGACTTCCGCTGATCGTCGTCAGCGGGCCGGCCGGAATCGGCAAGACGACCCTGGTGTCCAAATGGCTGCGTGCGCTGAGCACCGAGTTCCCCGACGGGCAGCTGTACGCGGACCTGCGCGGGCACTCGGCGGACGAGCCCGTGCGGCCTGCCGAGGTCCTCGGCCAGTTCCTCCGGGCACTGGGGGCCGGACCACCGCCCACGGACGCGGCCGAACGGGCCTCTCTGTGGCGGTCCCTCACCGCCGACCGCCGGATCGCGATCATGCTCGACAACTCGTTCACGGCCGCCCAGGTCCGGCCGTTGCTGCTCGGCGGCGCGGGTGGCCTCGTCGTCGTCACCAGCCGCCGCAGGCTGACCGGCCTGCGTATGCAGGGAGCGGGTTTCCACCAGCTCGACGCACTCGGTACGGCTGCCGGTGTCGAACTGCTCACCCGTGGCATCGGCGCGGAACGCGTCGCGGGGGAACTCTCGTCGGTCCACCGCCTGGTGGCGCTCTGCGCGGGCCTCCCGCTCGCGGTCTGCCTGGCATCGGCGCGGCTCGCGACACGGCCGAGACAGTCGGTCGGGGCGTTGGCCGACGCCCTGGCACGGAACACGGGGGGCGGCCGGCTGGCCGCGCTCGAAGTGGAGGGGGAGACCTCGGTGCGCAAGGCCCTGGACGCGTCGTACGCGGTGCTGAGCAGCGGGACCGCCCGCCTGTACAGGACGCTCGGACTGCTCCCTGTGCGGACGTTCGACGCGATGATCGCCGCGGCGTCCTGCGGGGAGTCGCTGGAATGGGCGGAGCGGCGGCTGGACGAGCTGGTGGAGGCCAACCTCGTGGAGGACGTCGGCCCGGAGAGCTGTCGCTTCCACGACCTCTTACGGATCCACGCGCAGGAGCGCGCCATGGATGACGACCCGAGCGCCGTCCGTGAGGAGGCGCTGCGGCGTTTCTGCGACTGGTGCCTGTACACGGCGACGGCGGCTCAGGAGCGGTTGACCCCGGTTCAGTTCACGCTGCCCAGGAGCTATGCGTACCGGCCGGATCTTCCGCTGCCCTTCGCCGACGACGTCGCGGCGCTCGGCTGGCTCGACTCCCATCGGGCGCAACTGCTGGATGCCGTGCGGCTCGCGGCGGGCAAGGGGTGGTACGACACGAGCTGGATGCTCGTCGATGCCCTCTGGCCCCTCTTCCTGCGCCTGCGCCACTACACCGAGTGGATCGAGGCCCACGAGATCGGGCTGAAGGCCGCCCGACAGGCCGGGAACAAGGAGGCCGAGCGCCAGATGCTCAACTCCGGGGCCATCGGCCTGGGCGCCGCCGGCCAGACCGAGGAGGCCACCGCCTGGTACCAGGACTCCCTGCGGGCCGCGCGTGAAGCCGGTGACCTACGGGACGAGGGCCAGGCGCTGCTGGGCCTCGGCGCGTGCCATCGCGAGGCCGGACGGCCCGCCGATGCCGTGACCTACCTGAACCGCGCGATCGCCGTGTGGGAGGGCTGCGGCTATCCACGGGGCGCGGCCCTCGCCCGTACCACCCTCGGCGAGATCGCCCTCGCGGCGGACGCCCCGGCCGAGGCGGTGGACTGCTTCACCCGGGCGCACGCCGCGATGGTGGCGGTGAACGACCCCCACGACGCCGCCCGGGCCCTCGCCTTCCTGGGGCGCGCCGTCGTCCGGTCGGGGGCGTACGCCGAGGGCATGGCGACGATGAACGAAGCGCTGGAGGTCTTCACCGGTTCCGGTGCGGCCTTCTGGCAGGCGCGCACCCTGGAGATGCTGGGGGAGAGCGCGGCGGAGCAGGGCGACGAGACGGCTGCGGAGGGCTTCCTCGCGCGGGCCCTCGTCCTGTTCGAGACCACGAGCCCCGCCGACGCGCGTCGGCTCGGCGGGAGCGGGTGATCCGGCGAGCGGGGCCGAGCCGCGGTCGACGGCCCGGCCCCGCCCCGTGACGGGACCGGTGCCCTTCGGCTGACGGGACCCGGCGCGGTTCAGCCGGCCGGTGCCTCGCGGGCGTACGGCCATTCCCGCAGCGAGCGCCCCGCCACCAGCCAGGCGTGCACACACGACGGCAGCAACGACTGCTCGGCGGGGCCCGCCTGGGGCGGGCGGTGGTCCTGCGGTACGAGGACCACCGACCGGTCGTAACCGTCGGCCAGGGCCCAGCCGCCCGAGCCTCCGGCGCCGGCCAGGGGCACCGCAGCGATGCCGCAGGCCGGATGGGCCGCCACGAGGGAGGCCAGCCGGTGCAGTGCGCCGGCGGCCGAGTGGGCGCGGCTGCCCTGGAGCACGTCCGCGCAGTCGAGCAGGGAGCCGTCCCGGCAGGTGTCCACGTCCACGACGAGGTGCTCGTCGATGACCGACGAGCCGTGCACCCGCCCCACCGGCCCCAGCAGCACGCGCAGGGACGTGTCGCCGCAACGGGCGTGCAGAACGTCCGGGAAGGGGCTCGCCTCCACCACGACAAAGCGCTTCACGCCGACACCTCCCCGCGCCCCGGTGCCCACGCGGCCGGGGGCGGTGGCTCGGGCAGGGGGACGGTGACCGGTTCGTGCGCGGGCTGGCCCATCCCCAGGACCTCGTACATCAGCCGGCGCATGTTCCGGTTGAACCGGCCGGGCTCCGATGTGATGCGCGACCGGATCGGCGCGTACTCCTCGTGCCGGTACTCCCCTGCCACGTAATGGAGTTGGTCCACCAGCGGGTGGGTGGGGGACAGCGTCGGCGCGTGGGCGGCGAGTGTCGCGGCCGGCGACGAGGGGTTGATCTCCCGCTCCGGCGAGGTGGCCAGCACAATCGGCGCCCCGGTGAGCGTCCCGTAGAGGGTCACCGAGCCGTGGTCACCGATGATCCAGTCCGCCGCGATCAGGGTGCTGCGCCAGTCCGCCTCCGGCGGCACGATCCCGATGCCCCGCTGCTCGCACCGGGCCAGCCACGACCTCACCTGGTAGGCGCCGTGCCCGGCCCACACATTGGGGTGGACGAGCAGCGCCGTACGGTAGCGGTCCGTCGTCAGCTCGCCCATCAGCCGGGGCAGCAGCGCGTCGAACCGGCCGAAGGAGGACTGGGCTCCCCACGTCGAGACCGAGACGACGAGCTTCTGGTCGTCGGTGAGCCCGAGCGCGCGGCGGTACGCGGCACGCAGCGGCAGACTGGCGGTGATCCGGTCGTGCACGGGATCGCCG
It encodes the following:
- a CDS encoding tetratricopeptide repeat protein; this translates as MSDSSTASQGPHRNEISGEATLNGPAIQAREVHGGIHFHRAAPAPDRPAPPCQLLPVPAHFTNRESDLAALNDLRATGLPLIVVSGPAGIGKTTLVSKWLRALSTEFPDGQLYADLRGHSADEPVRPAEVLGQFLRALGAGPPPTDAAERASLWRSLTADRRIAIMLDNSFTAAQVRPLLLGGAGGLVVVTSRRRLTGLRMQGAGFHQLDALGTAAGVELLTRGIGAERVAGELSSVHRLVALCAGLPLAVCLASARLATRPRQSVGALADALARNTGGGRLAALEVEGETSVRKALDASYAVLSSGTARLYRTLGLLPVRTFDAMIAAASCGESLEWAERRLDELVEANLVEDVGPESCRFHDLLRIHAQERAMDDDPSAVREEALRRFCDWCLYTATAAQERLTPVQFTLPRSYAYRPDLPLPFADDVAALGWLDSHRAQLLDAVRLAAGKGWYDTSWMLVDALWPLFLRLRHYTEWIEAHEIGLKAARQAGNKEAERQMLNSGAIGLGAAGQTEEATAWYQDSLRAAREAGDLRDEGQALLGLGACHREAGRPADAVTYLNRAIAVWEGCGYPRGAALARTTLGEIALAADAPAEAVDCFTRAHAAMVAVNDPHDAARALAFLGRAVVRSGAYAEGMATMNEALEVFTGSGAAFWQARTLEMLGESAAEQGDETAAEGFLARALVLFETTSPADARRLGGSG